One Prodigiosinella aquatilis DNA window includes the following coding sequences:
- a CDS encoding amino acid ABC transporter substrate-binding protein, with translation MKKISFALLTSALFATSFLAQAQDDLSAIKAAGVIKFGTEGTYAPYTYHEQSGKLVGFDVDIGRAVAKKLGVKAEFIEGRWDGLIAGVNAKRYDAVINEVGITKERQAKFDFSKPYIDAKSVLIVRGDNTSIKAFSDLKGRKSAQSLTSNYSKLASSYGANVVPTDGFNQSLELVLTGRADATLNDNLSFLDFKKHKPDANVKVVATAETGDPSAILVRKDQPQLVKALNKALDEIKADGTYKMISVRYFGQDISR, from the coding sequence ATGAAAAAAATAAGCTTTGCGTTACTGACCAGTGCGTTATTTGCCACTAGTTTTCTGGCTCAGGCTCAGGATGATCTTAGTGCCATCAAGGCGGCTGGCGTAATCAAATTTGGTACCGAAGGTACTTACGCACCTTATACTTATCATGAGCAGTCAGGAAAACTGGTTGGTTTTGATGTAGACATTGGTCGCGCGGTAGCTAAAAAACTGGGTGTCAAAGCAGAATTTATTGAAGGACGCTGGGATGGTTTGATTGCTGGGGTGAATGCCAAACGCTACGATGCAGTCATCAATGAGGTCGGGATCACGAAAGAACGCCAGGCAAAATTTGATTTCTCCAAACCTTATATTGACGCCAAATCCGTATTGATTGTCCGTGGTGACAATACCAGTATTAAGGCTTTCTCTGATCTGAAAGGCCGCAAATCAGCCCAAAGCCTGACCAGTAACTACTCCAAGCTGGCCAGCAGTTACGGCGCAAACGTTGTCCCGACCGATGGTTTTAACCAGTCACTGGAGCTGGTACTCACTGGCCGTGCAGACGCAACTCTGAATGATAATCTGTCATTCCTGGACTTCAAAAAACATAAACCGGATGCCAATGTCAAAGTGGTTGCCACAGCAGAAACTGGCGATCCATCGGCAATTTTAGTACGTAAAGACCAGCCGCAATTAGTAAAAGCGCTGAACAAGGCACTAGATGAAATTAAAGCTGACGGCACCTATAAGATGATTTCTGTGCGATACTTCGGGCAAGACATTTCCAGGTAA
- a CDS encoding amino acid ABC transporter permease: MPSWLQLMANSFWSLLSAGLKFTVPLAIFSFILGLALGITLALVRLYGPKPLKLIGDFYVWVIRGTPLLVQLFLIFYGLPSAGITLDAFPAALIGFSLSVGAYSSEIVRGAILSVPKGQWNAAYSLGMSGSQAVRWVIFPQSVFVSLPPLSNTFISLIKDTSLAAVITVPEMFLSAQRIVSVTYEPLILYIEAALIYLMFSTVLSQLQVRLEKYYQRHIVH; the protein is encoded by the coding sequence ATGCCATCATGGCTACAACTCATGGCAAACTCCTTTTGGAGTTTGCTGTCTGCCGGACTTAAATTTACTGTCCCTCTTGCTATTTTCTCTTTCATCTTAGGATTGGCGCTGGGAATCACTCTCGCCCTAGTCCGTTTGTATGGCCCTAAACCACTGAAGTTAATAGGCGACTTCTACGTCTGGGTGATCCGTGGGACACCATTGTTAGTACAGCTATTCCTGATCTTCTATGGGCTACCGAGTGCCGGTATCACTCTGGATGCTTTTCCGGCAGCGTTGATTGGATTTAGCCTTAGTGTAGGTGCCTATAGTTCAGAAATTGTGCGCGGGGCAATCTTGTCAGTACCAAAAGGCCAGTGGAATGCAGCGTATTCATTGGGGATGAGTGGTTCACAGGCGGTTCGTTGGGTGATATTTCCACAATCGGTGTTTGTCTCGCTACCACCGCTATCCAATACCTTTATCTCCTTGATTAAGGACACGTCCCTCGCGGCAGTCATCACCGTGCCTGAAATGTTTCTGTCCGCACAACGGATTGTCTCAGTTACCTATGAGCCACTGATTCTGTATATCGAAGCGGCGCTGATTTATCTGATGTTCAGTACCGTTTTAAGCCAGTTACAGGTGCGGCTTGAAAAATATTATCAACGCCATATCGTCCACTGA
- a CDS encoding amino acid ABC transporter ATP-binding protein — translation MNQDSLTSFSDCMIALENVNKWYGQFHVLKDISLRVKQGERIVLCGPSGSGKSTTIRCINHLEDHQQGRIIVDGIELNGDSRNVEKIRTEVGMVFQHFNLFPHLSVLQNCTLAPCWVRHMPKKEAEELAMHYLERVHIAAHAHKFPGQLSGGQQQRVAIARSLCMKPKIMLFDEPTSALDPEMVKEVLDTMLGLAEDGMTMLCVTHEMGFARTVANRVIFMDQGEIVEQAPPDIFFSNPRSERTQTFLSQILH, via the coding sequence ATGAACCAGGATTCTTTAACATCGTTTTCCGATTGCATGATCGCACTGGAAAATGTGAATAAGTGGTATGGGCAATTCCACGTACTGAAAGATATTAGCCTGCGGGTAAAACAGGGCGAGCGTATCGTTCTGTGTGGGCCATCCGGCTCTGGAAAATCAACGACAATACGCTGCATCAACCATCTGGAAGATCATCAACAGGGTCGCATCATTGTTGATGGCATTGAGTTGAACGGCGACAGCCGTAATGTCGAAAAAATCAGAACAGAAGTCGGCATGGTGTTCCAGCATTTCAACCTGTTCCCCCACCTGAGCGTATTACAAAACTGTACATTAGCCCCATGCTGGGTACGCCATATGCCAAAAAAGGAGGCGGAAGAACTGGCAATGCATTATCTGGAACGAGTTCACATTGCAGCACATGCTCATAAATTTCCAGGACAGCTTTCGGGTGGCCAACAGCAGCGCGTGGCGATCGCCCGTTCATTGTGTATGAAACCTAAAATCATGCTATTTGATGAACCCACTTCTGCACTGGATCCAGAAATGGTGAAAGAGGTATTGGATACCATGCTCGGTCTGGCAGAAGATGGCATGACCATGTTGTGTGTAACTCATGAAATGGGCTTTGCTCGCACAGTTGCCAATCGCGTTATCTTTATGGATCAAGGTGAGATTGTCGAACAGGCGCCGCCGGATATTTTCTTCTCTAATCCACGCTCAGAACGGACCCAAACGTTCCTGTCACAGATACTACATTAA
- the prmA gene encoding 50S ribosomal protein L11 methyltransferase: MPWIQLKINTSGAHAEQLGDALVESGAVSVTFQDTHDTPVFEPLPGETRLWGDTDVTGLYDAETDMSEVITILEQEPLLGTGFQHKIEQLEDKDWEREWMDNFHPMQFGKRLWICPSWREIPDPTAVNVMLDPGLAFGTGTHPTTSLCLQWLDGLDLQGKTVIDFGCGSGILAIAALKLGAARAIGIDIDPQAIQASRDNAQRNGVSERLELYLPQNQPTDLSADVVVANILAGPLRELAPLISELPKTGGYLGLSGILATQAVNVAAAYQDKFQLDPVVEKEEWCRITGVKKTA; encoded by the coding sequence ATGCCGTGGATTCAACTGAAAATTAATACCTCCGGTGCACATGCGGAGCAACTTGGCGATGCATTGGTAGAAAGCGGTGCCGTCTCCGTTACATTCCAGGATACACACGATACCCCCGTGTTCGAACCACTACCGGGCGAAACCCGCCTGTGGGGCGATACTGACGTTACCGGTTTGTATGATGCCGAAACCGATATGAGCGAAGTTATCACTATCCTGGAACAGGAACCGCTGCTGGGTACGGGATTTCAACATAAAATCGAGCAACTGGAAGACAAGGATTGGGAGCGCGAGTGGATGGATAATTTCCACCCGATGCAGTTCGGCAAACGGCTGTGGATTTGCCCCAGTTGGCGGGAAATTCCCGATCCTACCGCCGTTAACGTGATGCTCGATCCCGGGTTGGCATTTGGTACGGGAACGCATCCCACCACGTCACTATGTCTGCAATGGCTAGACGGGTTAGATTTGCAGGGCAAGACTGTTATCGATTTCGGCTGTGGTTCCGGCATCCTGGCTATCGCTGCGCTAAAACTGGGCGCCGCACGTGCCATCGGCATTGATATCGATCCGCAGGCCATTCAGGCCAGTAGGGATAATGCACAACGTAATGGCGTCTCCGAACGTCTGGAGTTGTACTTACCACAAAATCAACCCACAGATTTGTCTGCTGACGTAGTCGTTGCCAACATTCTGGCAGGCCCGTTGCGCGAACTGGCCCCGCTGATTAGTGAGTTGCCAAAGACTGGAGGATACCTCGGTCTTTCCGGCATATTGGCCACACAGGCCGTTAATGTCGCAGCGGCCTATCAGGATAAATTTCAACTTGACCCAGTGGTAGAAAAAGAAGAATGGTGCCGAATTACCGGGGTTAAAAAAACCGCATAA
- the dusB gene encoding tRNA dihydrouridine synthase DusB has protein sequence MHIGQFQLPNRLIAAPMAGISDRPFRALCHAMGAGMTVSEMLSSNPEVWRSDKSRLRMVHSDEPGIRAVQMAGCDPQEMASAARINAENGAQIIDINMGCPAKKVNRKMAGSALLQYPSLVKQILNAVVKAVDVPVTLKIRTGWAPEHRNCVEIAKLAEDCGIQALTIHGRTRVCLFNGEAEYDSIRTVKQAVSIPIIANGDITDPHKARAVLDYTGADALMIGRAAQGRPWIFREIQHYLDTGELLPPMPLAEVKHLLIEHIRELHDFYGPGKGFRIARKHVSWYIQEHAPNDQFRRTFNAIEDASKQLEALEAYFENLA, from the coding sequence ATGCACATTGGACAATTTCAGCTTCCCAATCGGTTGATAGCCGCCCCAATGGCCGGTATTAGCGATCGCCCATTCAGAGCACTTTGTCATGCGATGGGCGCTGGAATGACAGTCTCCGAAATGCTCTCTTCCAATCCGGAAGTCTGGCGTTCGGACAAGTCACGTTTACGCATGGTACATAGTGATGAACCCGGTATACGGGCTGTGCAGATGGCTGGCTGTGATCCGCAGGAAATGGCATCAGCAGCCAGAATCAATGCAGAAAATGGTGCACAGATTATTGACATCAATATGGGATGTCCGGCCAAGAAGGTAAACCGCAAGATGGCAGGATCTGCATTATTGCAGTATCCGAGTCTGGTTAAACAGATTCTGAATGCGGTAGTGAAAGCGGTAGACGTACCGGTAACACTAAAAATCCGTACCGGCTGGGCGCCAGAGCACCGCAATTGTGTAGAGATTGCCAAATTGGCTGAAGATTGTGGTATCCAGGCCCTCACCATTCATGGACGCACACGAGTATGTCTATTCAATGGCGAGGCGGAATACGACAGTATTCGGACAGTTAAGCAGGCCGTTTCCATTCCCATTATTGCGAATGGCGACATTACTGACCCGCATAAAGCCAGAGCAGTTCTTGATTACACCGGGGCTGACGCCCTGATGATAGGACGGGCTGCTCAGGGAAGACCTTGGATCTTTCGGGAAATCCAGCATTATCTGGACACAGGGGAGCTGCTGCCACCCATGCCATTGGCAGAGGTCAAGCACTTGTTGATCGAGCATATACGGGAATTGCACGACTTTTATGGTCCAGGCAAGGGATTCCGTATAGCACGTAAACACGTATCCTGGTATATCCAGGAGCATGCCCCAAACGACCAGTTTAGGCGCACATTCAACGCCATTGAGGATGCCAGCAAGCAGCTGGAGGCGTTGGAGGCATATTTTGAAAATCTTGCGTAA
- a CDS encoding amino acid ABC transporter permease, producing MLQRPTVKGDISLTNPAVRAWLYQIIIVIAILFIVIYLLHNAVTNLDRSGIRSGFAFLHDNAGFGIIQHLIDYQEGDTYGRVFFIGLLNTLLVSVICIIFASLLGFVVGLSRLSDNWLLRKLSTIYIETFRNIPPLLQIFFWYFAVLRNLPGPRQAFSAMDAFFLSNRGLYIPAPGPGPGALPAALALIIVLVLTIVISRYNNRYHALTGQHRRTWPIPLVVLFILLGLSHLAFGHAIHWDFPALKGFNYRGGIVLIPELAALALALSVYTSSFIAEIIRSGIQSVSHGQHEAALSLGIPKPVTLRKVILPQALRVIIPPLTSQYLNVVKNSSLAAAIGYPDMVSLFAGTVLNQTGQAIETIAMTMSVYLIISLLISLLMNIYNQKIALIER from the coding sequence ATGCTGCAACGCCCAACTGTGAAAGGTGATATTTCACTAACTAATCCAGCGGTGCGCGCCTGGTTGTACCAAATCATTATTGTTATTGCCATTTTGTTTATAGTGATCTACTTGCTGCATAATGCCGTGACCAATCTGGACCGGAGTGGTATTAGATCAGGTTTTGCTTTTCTGCATGACAACGCCGGTTTTGGCATTATTCAGCATCTGATTGACTATCAGGAAGGCGATACCTATGGCCGCGTATTTTTTATCGGCCTGCTCAACACCTTGTTGGTATCTGTCATCTGTATCATTTTCGCATCGCTACTGGGATTCGTAGTAGGGTTATCCCGTCTTTCTGACAACTGGTTGCTGCGTAAACTCTCCACTATCTACATCGAGACGTTTCGTAATATTCCACCGCTGTTGCAGATTTTCTTTTGGTATTTTGCGGTACTACGCAATCTGCCAGGGCCGCGTCAGGCATTCAGTGCTATGGACGCATTTTTTCTGAGCAACCGTGGTCTGTATATTCCAGCCCCCGGCCCTGGTCCCGGCGCATTACCGGCAGCCTTGGCGCTTATTATCGTGTTGGTACTGACTATTGTCATAAGCCGCTATAACAACCGCTATCACGCACTGACAGGGCAACATCGCAGAACCTGGCCAATCCCACTGGTTGTATTGTTCATCCTGCTGGGTTTGTCTCATCTGGCTTTTGGTCATGCGATCCACTGGGATTTCCCGGCATTAAAAGGCTTTAACTATCGGGGAGGAATAGTACTGATTCCAGAATTGGCCGCACTGGCACTGGCGCTTTCGGTATATACCTCATCATTTATTGCCGAGATTATTCGTTCCGGTATTCAGTCTGTCTCTCATGGGCAGCATGAAGCCGCGCTGTCACTGGGTATTCCCAAACCAGTTACATTGCGTAAAGTCATTCTTCCCCAGGCATTACGCGTCATCATTCCACCACTAACCAGCCAATATCTAAATGTGGTGAAAAACTCCTCATTAGCCGCAGCAATTGGCTATCCAGACATGGTGTCTCTGTTTGCTGGTACCGTACTTAACCAGACTGGACAAGCAATTGAAACCATTGCCATGACGATGTCGGTATACCTGATTATCAGCCTGCTGATTTCGTTACTGATGAATATCTACAACCAGAAAATCGCCTTAATTGAGCGCTAG
- a CDS encoding amino acid ABC transporter substrate-binding protein — MKKVIMSTLVASASLFAFINQAHAGATLDAIHKKGFVQCGISDGLPGFSYADAKGKYTGIDVDICRGVAAAVFGDATKVKYTPLTAKERFTALQSGEVDILSRNTTWTSSRDGGMGFLFAGVNYYDGIGFLTHSKADLKSATELDGATVCIQAGTDTELNVADYFKEHHMKYTPVTFDRSDESAKALESGRCDTLASDQSQLYALRIKLSKPAEYVVLPEVISKEPLGPVVRRGDDDWFSIVRWTLFAMLDAEEMGITSKNVDQLAAKPTTPDMAHLLGAEGDFGKDLKLPKNWAYNIVKQVGNYGEVFERNVGQGSPLKIKRGLNRLWNQGGIQYAPPVR; from the coding sequence ATGAAAAAAGTGATTATGTCTACACTGGTTGCCAGTGCTTCACTGTTTGCCTTCATCAATCAGGCACATGCTGGCGCAACGCTGGATGCGATTCATAAAAAGGGGTTCGTACAGTGTGGCATAAGTGATGGACTTCCCGGTTTCTCGTATGCCGATGCCAAAGGCAAATATACCGGTATTGATGTTGATATCTGCCGAGGTGTTGCTGCCGCTGTTTTCGGTGATGCCACCAAGGTCAAATACACACCTCTGACAGCAAAAGAGCGCTTCACCGCGCTGCAATCCGGTGAGGTGGATATCCTTTCCCGTAATACCACCTGGACCTCATCCCGTGACGGTGGAATGGGTTTCCTGTTTGCTGGTGTTAACTACTATGACGGTATCGGTTTCCTTACCCACAGCAAAGCCGACCTGAAAAGCGCCACGGAGCTGGATGGCGCCACTGTTTGTATTCAGGCGGGCACTGACACCGAGTTAAACGTGGCGGATTACTTCAAAGAGCACCACATGAAGTATACGCCAGTGACGTTTGATCGTTCCGACGAAAGTGCCAAAGCGCTGGAGTCCGGCCGTTGCGACACACTTGCTTCCGACCAGTCACAGTTGTATGCCTTGCGTATCAAGCTGAGCAAACCAGCAGAATATGTTGTACTGCCAGAGGTTATCTCCAAAGAGCCTCTGGGACCGGTCGTTCGTCGTGGCGATGATGACTGGTTCTCCATCGTACGCTGGACACTATTTGCCATGCTCGACGCAGAAGAAATGGGTATAACGTCCAAGAATGTCGATCAATTGGCCGCTAAGCCGACTACCCCAGACATGGCGCACCTGCTGGGTGCAGAAGGCGACTTCGGTAAAGATCTGAAACTCCCGAAAAACTGGGCGTATAACATCGTTAAACAAGTGGGCAACTACGGTGAAGTATTCGAACGTAACGTAGGCCAGGGCAGTCCTCTGAAAATCAAACGTGGCCTGAACAGATTGTGGAACCAAGGTGGCATTCAGTATGCTCCGCCAGTTCGTTAA
- a CDS encoding CTP synthase has translation MKHNIKIALIGDYNVAVTAHRAIPSALELAARYLNLTVKYQWLSSETLSSTTLLKRFDAVWCIPASPYRNDDNILAAIRFARESQMPFLGTCGGCQYALLEYARNVLQWQDANNAEVTQEGRLVITPLQCELVEKQGDIHLDPKSLIGRAYGVIDITEGYRCRYGINEDFRAEFQMATLKISGIDDEGDIRAIELSDHPFFVGTLFQPERAALKGIVPPVAIALVEAALVH, from the coding sequence ATGAAACACAATATTAAAATCGCGCTGATAGGTGACTATAATGTGGCAGTCACCGCCCATCGAGCTATCCCATCAGCACTCGAACTGGCCGCACGCTATCTCAACCTCACTGTCAAATACCAATGGCTAAGCAGTGAAACCCTCTCATCTACTACGCTGTTAAAGCGATTTGATGCGGTATGGTGCATTCCTGCCAGCCCATATCGTAACGATGACAATATCCTCGCCGCGATCCGCTTTGCTCGGGAATCGCAGATGCCCTTCCTTGGCACCTGTGGCGGCTGCCAATACGCCCTGCTGGAATATGCGCGTAATGTGCTCCAATGGCAGGATGCCAATAATGCTGAGGTAACACAGGAAGGCCGCCTGGTGATCACACCGTTACAATGCGAACTGGTTGAAAAACAGGGTGATATCCATCTCGATCCCAAGTCACTCATCGGCAGAGCTTATGGTGTGATTGATATTACAGAAGGCTACCGTTGTCGTTATGGTATTAACGAAGACTTTCGTGCCGAATTTCAGATGGCTACCCTGAAAATTTCCGGTATAGATGACGAAGGCGATATCCGCGCCATTGAGTTATCCGATCATCCATTCTTTGTGGGTACTTTGTTCCAGCCGGAACGTGCCGCACTAAAAGGGATAGTACCGCCTGTAGCAATCGCCCTCGTTGAGGCAGCATTGGTACACTAA
- a CDS encoding endonuclease: MKLRIASYNVENLFHRTLILNLPDSQKINELLDKVRQLQMLLDMPTYDDTLKDSVFNLTVVLQPYIDIRKDAGSLGGWKKNAGKTGFRINKSCRGRGDWIGEITFKSQNFSDQQRKNTGKVIATLNADILCAVEVENMGVLKNFNSQILGKQKFNQFVMIDSPNDPRGIDVACLTRHHIIQLRTHVFDAGKQFDPVFSRDCLEVMIDIGLKQPISVLCNHFKSQNGRTEEERRRSAEKRRDQAVKVVEILTQTYDLKQDYVAVMGDLNEDSSNAWKSLEALFSLPDLHPVIDPAWPESERYTYYYAGGKKGERLNQLDYIFLSTPLYQAMTTWGVERRGIYDIDKIAAQEGAEPVEPFPEVTSWDTGASDHAALWVDVDID, encoded by the coding sequence ATGAAGCTTAGAATTGCCAGTTATAACGTTGAGAATCTGTTCCACCGCACTCTCATCCTGAATTTGCCTGATTCACAAAAAATTAATGAATTACTGGATAAAGTTCGCCAGCTCCAGATGCTGTTGGACATGCCCACCTATGACGATACCCTGAAAGACAGTGTTTTTAACCTGACGGTTGTTCTTCAACCTTATATTGATATCCGTAAGGATGCTGGCTCACTAGGGGGCTGGAAGAAAAACGCGGGTAAAACCGGATTCAGGATTAACAAAAGCTGTCGTGGGCGTGGTGATTGGATCGGCGAAATAACCTTTAAATCACAAAATTTCAGTGATCAACAGCGAAAAAATACCGGGAAAGTTATTGCGACACTCAATGCTGATATCCTTTGTGCCGTTGAAGTGGAAAATATGGGAGTGCTGAAGAATTTCAATAGTCAGATTCTTGGCAAACAAAAGTTTAACCAGTTTGTGATGATTGATAGCCCGAATGATCCTCGCGGTATCGATGTCGCCTGTCTGACTCGCCATCATATTATTCAATTGCGTACTCATGTCTTTGATGCCGGCAAGCAGTTTGATCCGGTGTTCAGCCGCGACTGTCTGGAAGTCATGATTGATATCGGGCTTAAACAGCCGATATCGGTGCTGTGTAATCATTTTAAAAGTCAAAATGGACGAACGGAAGAAGAACGGAGGAGATCAGCAGAAAAACGCCGTGATCAGGCGGTAAAAGTTGTTGAAATACTCACACAGACCTATGACTTGAAACAGGACTACGTTGCTGTCATGGGGGATCTTAATGAAGATTCTTCCAACGCCTGGAAAAGCCTGGAAGCGTTATTTAGTCTGCCAGATTTACATCCGGTCATCGATCCTGCATGGCCAGAGTCAGAACGTTATACCTATTATTATGCCGGGGGCAAAAAAGGGGAGAGACTCAATCAGCTTGATTACATTTTTTTGTCCACGCCATTGTATCAGGCCATGACTACCTGGGGCGTAGAGCGTCGTGGTATTTATGACATCGACAAGATTGCAGCACAAGAGGGAGCAGAACCCGTTGAACCGTTTCCTGAGGTGACATCCTGGGATACAGGTGCTTCGGACCATGCTGCGTTATGGGTGGATGTGGATATTGACTGA
- a CDS encoding amino acid ABC transporter permease yields the protein MITNTPSNPTPIHSAIAWSRRNLFSNVTNSLLTLFCLWLLWQLIPPLLNWTIFNANWVGTSRSDCTRDGACWVFIHARFGHFMYGLYPTKEIWRINFALTLALISILPMFWSNLPRRGRYIACWCVIYPVLAWWLLHGGVGGLPLVETRQWGGLTLTIIIAAIGIAGALPLGILLALGRRSHMPVIRILCVVFIEFWRGVPLITVLFMSSVMLPLFLTEGTSIDKLLRALVGVILFQSAYVAEVVRGGLQALPKGQYEAAQSLALGYWRMQGLVILPQALKMVIPSLVNTIISLFKDTSLVIIIGLFDLFSSIQQATVDPAWLGMSTEGYVFAAMIYWIFCFSMSRYSQYLEKRFNTEHTSH from the coding sequence ATGATTACGAACACACCATCCAATCCAACACCTATCCACAGTGCTATCGCCTGGAGCCGGCGCAATCTGTTTTCCAACGTGACCAACAGCCTGCTGACACTGTTTTGTCTGTGGCTGCTATGGCAACTGATTCCACCGCTGCTGAACTGGACGATCTTCAATGCCAACTGGGTTGGGACATCACGTTCCGACTGTACCCGAGACGGGGCCTGCTGGGTGTTTATTCATGCCCGGTTTGGTCACTTCATGTATGGGTTGTATCCGACAAAAGAGATCTGGCGCATCAATTTCGCACTAACACTCGCACTGATCAGTATTCTGCCAATGTTCTGGAGTAATCTGCCCCGTCGTGGACGCTATATCGCTTGCTGGTGCGTCATTTATCCCGTGCTGGCATGGTGGCTGTTACACGGTGGAGTCGGTGGCCTGCCTCTCGTTGAAACCCGTCAGTGGGGTGGGCTTACACTGACAATAATTATCGCTGCCATAGGGATTGCTGGTGCTTTACCACTGGGAATACTTCTGGCATTGGGACGCCGTTCCCACATGCCAGTGATACGGATACTCTGTGTTGTCTTCATTGAGTTCTGGCGCGGTGTGCCGTTAATTACCGTGCTGTTCATGTCATCAGTCATGCTGCCATTGTTCTTAACAGAAGGCACCAGCATAGACAAACTATTACGTGCGCTGGTTGGTGTCATTCTGTTCCAGTCAGCCTATGTAGCAGAAGTGGTTCGCGGTGGCTTGCAGGCACTCCCCAAAGGCCAATACGAAGCGGCACAATCTTTGGCTCTGGGCTACTGGCGTATGCAGGGGCTGGTTATTCTGCCACAAGCACTGAAAATGGTTATTCCCAGTCTGGTGAATACCATTATTTCATTGTTCAAAGATACCAGTCTGGTCATCATCATCGGGCTGTTTGATTTGTTCAGCAGTATCCAACAGGCGACGGTCGATCCAGCCTGGCTAGGGATGTCAACGGAGGGCTATGTCTTTGCTGCCATGATCTATTGGATCTTCTGTTTCAGTATGTCGCGTTATAGCCAATATTTAGAAAAACGTTTTAATACCGAACACACGTCTCATTGA
- the fis gene encoding DNA-binding transcriptional regulator Fis yields the protein MFEQRVNSDVLTVSTVNSQAQVTQKPLRDSVKQALKNYFAQLNGQDVNDLYELVLAEVEQPLLDMVMQYTRGNQTRAALMMGINRGTLRKKLKKYGMN from the coding sequence ATGTTCGAACAACGCGTGAATTCTGACGTACTGACTGTTTCCACCGTAAACTCTCAGGCTCAGGTAACCCAAAAACCCCTGCGCGACTCGGTTAAACAGGCACTGAAGAACTATTTTGCTCAATTAAACGGTCAGGATGTCAATGACCTGTATGAGCTGGTACTGGCTGAAGTTGAACAGCCACTGTTGGACATGGTGATGCAATACACCCGCGGCAACCAGACCCGCGCGGCCCTGATGATGGGCATCAACCGTGGAACATTGCGTAAGAAATTGAAAAAATACGGCATGAACTGA